From Triticum aestivum cultivar Chinese Spring chromosome 4A, IWGSC CS RefSeq v2.1, whole genome shotgun sequence, a single genomic window includes:
- the LOC123083733 gene encoding cyclin-J18-like — translation MEMVEADAAAAASAWPGSSRRSHLLQFLLHASNRLDLRPIVKYSALSFFDGRFLPALPRKMGFYGARSGRAIRSWLIEPLRDSNLELFVLVAVWIASKIHEMRPLSVKSLKALSDRIIADQHFTCRDFADAELVFMEVVDYNVGCSNIAFIYLEQLLIQFREISKLGDLLSMDVCMEILDVLYETEDTSWLFDFPCPLAASTLVTAYVMSVPKQTWEFPILPWDLSLILVSMCHSPIFFPFDGYDDIKTLGFCFCLPAIV, via the exons ATGGAAATGGTGGaggcggacgcggcggcggcggcaagcgcgTGGCCTGGTTCCTCCCGCCGCAGCCACCTCCTCCAGTTCCTCCTCCACGCCTCCAAC CGGCTCGACCTCCGGCCCATCGTCAAGTACTCCGCGCTCTCTTTCTTCGACGGACGCTTCCTCCCCGCGCTTCCGAG GAAGATGGGGTTCTACGGCGCACGAAGTGGACGGGCCATCAGGTCGTGGCTGATCGAGCCCCTCAGGGACAGCAACCTGGAGCTCTTCGTGCTCGTCGCGGTGTGGATCGCCAGCAAG ATCCATGAGATGAGGCCACTGTCGGTGAAGAGCCTCAAGGCGCTCAGCGACCGCATCATCGCCGACCAGCATTTCACATGCCGTGATTTCGCGGATGCT GAGCTGGTGTTCATGGAG GTAGTGGATTATAATGTTGGGTGTTCCAACATTGCTTTCATATACCTGGAGCAGCTTCTCATTCAGTTCAG GGAAATATCGAAGTTGGGTGATCTTTTAAGTATGGATGTGTGCATGGAAATTTTGGATGTTCTTTATGAGACCGAAGATACCTCATGGCTTTTTGACTTTCCCTGTCCACTTGCTGCTTCAACTCTT GTTACTGCATATGTTATGTCAGTTCCTAAGCAGACATGGGAGTTTCCAATCCTTCCTTGGG ATCTCTCCTTGATCCTCGTGTCCATGTGCCACTCACCAATTTTCTTTCCATTTGATGGTTATGATGACATCAAGACTCTTGGATTCTGCTTTTGTCTTCCTGCAATTGTATAA